In bacterium, the following proteins share a genomic window:
- a CDS encoding DegT/DnrJ/EryC1/StrS aminotransferase family protein has product MLKPAIEGGTPVRKDLLVFGKPDIRDEDIAEVVDTLRSGWIGHGPKTERFEKMFEEFTGTKHAIAVNSCTAALYLSLAMLDLKQDDEIITTPLTYPATANVILHHDAKLVFADVQEETGNISPQKIQDKITANTKAIIPVHLHGYPCDMGEILSLAEYSSIAVIGDAAHAIESRFKNKHVAIL; this is encoded by the coding sequence ATGTTGAAACCTGCAATAGAAGGCGGAACCCCTGTTCGAAAGGATTTGCTTGTATTCGGAAAACCTGATATAAGGGATGAGGATATTGCCGAGGTCGTCGATACGCTGCGCTCAGGATGGATAGGTCATGGACCAAAAACCGAGCGTTTCGAGAAGATGTTCGAGGAGTTTACTGGTACAAAACACGCTATCGCTGTCAATTCATGTACCGCCGCGCTCTATCTTTCGCTTGCTATGCTTGACCTTAAGCAAGATGATGAGATCATAACGACACCGTTGACTTATCCTGCAACCGCAAATGTCATTCTTCATCACGATGCAAAATTGGTTTTCGCGGATGTTCAAGAGGAAACCGGAAATATTTCTCCGCAGAAAATACAGGATAAGATTACTGCAAATACAAAAGCGATTATCCCCGTACATCTTCATGGCTATCCATGTGATATGGGTGAAATCCTAAGCCTGGCAGAATATTCAAGTATAGCCGTGATAGGAGACGCCGCACATGCAATAGAGTCCAGATTCAAGAACAAACACGTTGCAATATTGG